The nucleotide window TTATGAATATAAGCGGCCATGATCGCGTAAGCAGCTGTAATGCCTGCCCCAATATCATAAACTGCAATCCCGGATTTCATGGGCCTGGAGTCAGGTTCACCCGTCATGCTCATTAAACCGGTCATTCCCTGAGCAACAAGGTCGAATGAGCCTTTGTGCGAGTAAGGGCCAGTTTGCCCATAACCGGAAATCGAGCAGTAAATAATATCTTCTTTGAGTTGTTTCATTGATTCATAGTCAATTTGTAACGATTTAGTAACACCAGGTCTAAAATTTTCCACAATGACATCTGCTTTTTTAGCAATTTTGTAAAATGCTTCAATACCTTCATCATTTTTAAGATTTAGTGAAATACTCTTTTTATTTCTATTGATTTGAAAAAAGCTGGTGGATTCTCCGTTGACGTAGGGTCCCATTTGTCTTGAATCGTCCCCACCTTGTGTTTTCTCTACCTTAATTACCTCGGCACCAAGGTCAGCGAGCACCATCGTGCAATATGGCCCTGCCATAATTTGTGAAGCATCAAGAACGACTAACCCGTCTAAAGGTCCCATTTTTTCACCTCTAATTTCTATAGTTTATACATCTTGACGAATCTGATAAAATATAAGTCTAGGTTATTATCAGGAATATCTGTGTTCTGCTCAACACAGATATTCCCTTACCCTTTTCATAAATCGATAACTTCCCGCCCCCTTTCTACGTCATTGTTAAGATGACTTTCCACTTGTTTAATCACATCTTGAACGTCCCCCTTTTTTAAACTTTCCAATATTTGGCGATGCTCGTTTATAATTTCTTTATTAGAATCGTAGTTGTATAAAATTTTAGCCCTGTATATTAAAAGGAGTGATCGAACTTGTTGTACAAATTGAATGGCTCTTTTGTTTGGACATGCCTTTAGTAAAGTGTCATGAAAATCAGTATTTAATTGAAGTAATTGTAAGTATTCACGATTTCCCAACGCTTGATCTGCTTCATCGAGAAGCTTTTCGACTCTGTTGATTAGTTCTTGATCCGCTACATTAGTAACCGCTTTCATAACTTCTTTTTCTAAAGCTACCCTACAGTCGTAAAGATCTTTAAAATCATCAATATTAAGTTCAATGACACGTAGTCCAGGACCATCTTGAACAAGTAAACCTTCATTTTGTAATTGTCTTAAAGCTTCTCTCATGGGGGTTCGACTAATGTTATACTCCGCAGCCAATTTAGTCACTATAATTTTTGATCCTGATTGGAACTCTCCAGTTAGGATCGACTTTTTCAATGATTCGTACAGTTGCTGATATAACGGTTGAGAAAAAACCAAATCTTGCAATGCGTTCCTCTCCTCAGGAAATAACATGATGTATCCTGTATCCAGGATACATATATCATATTTGATCATTTCAGAAATGTCAACATTGTGAGATGGAATTTTTATTATAATTTTATTGGCATAAAAAAACTCCATCATTGCTCCAGATGAACAATGATGGATTGCACTTGACTTCTTCAATAGCCGGTTTACTCATTGACCCATTCTTCTCCGATACTGATGGGGCGTAGCCTGCACATGTTTTCTGAATGTACGGTAGAAATGGGGCATGCTGTTATAACCGCATTTTTTGGCTATGGTTTCAATTTTATCATCAGATTGGCATAGCATGTCCTTTGCGCGTTTCATTCGCTTTGTGGTGATATATTCGCCCAAAGTGATTCCGATGGTTTGTTTAAAGATTCTGCTTAAATAGGTAGGGGAGACATTTGCATGTTGTGCCATTTCTTCCAAATTCAATTGTTGGCATAAGTTATCCTCTATATAAGTTAAAAGCGATCGCACCCATTCCTGCTCCTGACCCGACTGTCGTGTTTGGGCATGAAAGCAGTGGCGATTCAACATTAACAATAATGTGTGCAGATGCAACGTCAGAAATTCATAACGATCACTCTTAATAAGATGGTTTTCAGTATTCATTTTTTCCAGGTATGATTCAAATTCCAGCAAAGGGTTCAAGTCCATGCGGTAGCGATATTCTTTCTTTTTTAGGGATTGTGTGTACAATTTTAGAAAAGTATCTTTTGGATTGAAATGGTGATGTTCTACAGATTCGGTTGAAAAATATAATACTGATGTAATCATATACTTATAGTCGTCTATAATAGCCCGGTGGATAGTATTGGGAGGCACAAGAATGATGTCTCCTGATTTAAGTTTATAAAAATTTTGATCAATAAAAAACGTACTGTCTCCTTCATGGATATAGATTAATTCATACCAATCATGAGTATGATCCGGAAGTTCTTCTTGATTACTTTTCTTAGTTTTGTAAAACAACGATAACGGAGAAAAAGCGTTCTGTGCTAACATATTTTCCATCTCCTAGTGCAAGATTAGCAATATATTGTGCAATATAGGCAATATTTATACCCTTAAATTTATGGTACACTAATAATAACATAATATGATAACGTTTACATTATATTATTAAAGGGGTTGGATGTAGTGAGATTAAAAGAAAAGGTAGCACTAGTAACCGGTGGCGGATCTGGGATTGGTCGCAGTACTTGTGAACTTTTTGCAAGGGAAGGTGCGAGCGTCATTGTCAATGACATGAATGATGAAGCGGGAAACGAAACTGTACAGCGTATTGAAGAAAAAGGTGGAAATGCATTATTTTTAAAAGCGGATGTTACAACTGAAGATGAAGTTCAAAAAATGGTAGAACAAATCCTTCAAAAGTTCGATAGTATTGATATTCTTTTCAATAATGCCGGTATCAGTAGGGTAGGGCCGCTTCATAAAATAGACACCGAAGATTGGGAAAGGGTTGTAGATGTCAATTTAAAAGGCGTTTATCTTACAAGTAAGCATATTCTTCCAAATATGATAGAAAGACAGCAAGGTTCAATTATCAATATGTCTTCTTGTATCGCGGAAATTGGCTTGGCAGATCGAGCTGCTTATGCTGCTACTAAAGGTGCGGTGCTCTCACTGACAAAGTCCATGCAAGTGGATTATGCGAGTGACAACATTCGTGTTAATGCCCTTTTACCGGGAACCGTCTATACGCCCTTTGTAGAAAGATATCTAAAGGAATCCTATAGTGATCCTGAACAAGCCATTGAAAAGCTTAAGGGAAGACAACTGAGCGGGGAATTAGGTACACCGGAAAAAGTAGCGAAGGCTGCGTTGTTTCTAGCCTCGGATGATTCCGAATTAAT belongs to Salicibibacter cibi and includes:
- a CDS encoding GntR family transcriptional regulator — protein: MQDLVFSQPLYQQLYESLKKSILTGEFQSGSKIIVTKLAAEYNISRTPMREALRQLQNEGLLVQDGPGLRVIELNIDDFKDLYDCRVALEKEVMKAVTNVADQELINRVEKLLDEADQALGNREYLQLLQLNTDFHDTLLKACPNKRAIQFVQQVRSLLLIYRAKILYNYDSNKEIINEHRQILESLKKGDVQDVIKQVESHLNNDVERGREVIDL
- a CDS encoding AraC family transcriptional regulator produces the protein MLAQNAFSPLSLFYKTKKSNQEELPDHTHDWYELIYIHEGDSTFFIDQNFYKLKSGDIILVPPNTIHRAIIDDYKYMITSVLYFSTESVEHHHFNPKDTFLKLYTQSLKKKEYRYRMDLNPLLEFESYLEKMNTENHLIKSDRYEFLTLHLHTLLLMLNRHCFHAQTRQSGQEQEWVRSLLTYIEDNLCQQLNLEEMAQHANVSPTYLSRIFKQTIGITLGEYITTKRMKRAKDMLCQSDDKIETIAKKCGYNSMPHFYRTFRKHVQATPHQYRRRMGQ
- a CDS encoding SDR family NAD(P)-dependent oxidoreductase codes for the protein MRLKEKVALVTGGGSGIGRSTCELFAREGASVIVNDMNDEAGNETVQRIEEKGGNALFLKADVTTEDEVQKMVEQILQKFDSIDILFNNAGISRVGPLHKIDTEDWERVVDVNLKGVYLTSKHILPNMIERQQGSIINMSSCIAEIGLADRAAYAATKGAVLSLTKSMQVDYASDNIRVNALLPGTVYTPFVERYLKESYSDPEQAIEKLKGRQLSGELGTPEKVAKAALFLASDDSELMFGSPLYIDGGVTFGKNA